A genomic window from Parasteatoda tepidariorum isolate YZ-2023 chromosome 10, CAS_Ptep_4.0, whole genome shotgun sequence includes:
- the LOC107440060 gene encoding solute carrier family 25 member 32: MNRVSEVKRQSPNTLFSHIKYEHFIAGISGGVCSTLVLHPLDLLKIRFAVDDGQLKTRPNYRSLGNAVSTIIRDEGIRGLYKGVTPNCWGAGASWGLFFLFYEPIKSYMAYSSDSKITLGPGSHMLAAALAGITTTFITNPIWVVKTRMCIQYQPSFSASSLPPSKHYNGMLDALTKIYRHEGIFGMYKGFVPGIFGVSHGALHFMAYEELKKMCNKFYHRPSDHKLTTVQYMLFSSLSKLFAASLTYPYQVLRVRLQDQHKEYVGVIEVVKRIWKFEGIKGYYKGIVPNLLRVTPATAITFVVYETMSDFLLKLTN, encoded by the exons ATGAATCGTGTTTCAGAAGTCAAGAGACAATCTCCTAACACCTTATTTTCGCACATTAAATATGAGCATTTTATTGCTGGGATAAGTGGCGGTGTTTGCTCGACTCTTGTGCTTCACCCActtgatttacttaaaataagatTCGCAGTTGATGACGGGCAGCTTAAAACAAGACCTAATTATCGAAGTTTAGGGAATGCTGTTTCAACAATAATACGGGATGAGGGAATAAGGGGTTTGTATAAAGGCGTTACCCCCAATTGCTGGGGAGCTGGAGCATCCTGGgggttattttttcttttttatgaaccAATTAAATCCTATATGGCATACAGTAGTGATTCTAAGATTACTCTTGGACCAGGCAGTCACATGCTTGCAGCTGCCTTAGCTGGAATCACAACTACCTTTATTACCAACCCTATTTGGGTTGTGAAAACAAGAATGTGTATACAGTACCAGCCTTCGTTTTCTGCCTCCAGTTTGCCACCCTCCAAACATTACAATGGCATGTTAGATGCGTTAACCAAAATATACCGACATGAAGGTATATTTGGAATGTACAAAGGGTTTGTACCAGGCATATTTGGGGTGTCACATGGGGCTTTGCATTTTATGGCTTACGAGGAACTGAAAAAGATGTGTAATAAGTTCTATCACCGACCATCAGATCATAAACTCACTACAGTGCAATATAtgctattttcttctttatcaaaactttttgcTGCTAGTTTGACCTATCCATATCAAGTTCTTAGGGTTAGACTGCAAGATCAACATAAAGAATATGTAGGAGTTATTGAAGTTGTTAAAAGGATATGGAAGTTTGAAGGGATTAAAGGATATTACAAAGGAATTGTTCCTAATTTATTAAGAGTGACACCTGCTACAGCTATAACTTTTGTTGTATATGAGACAATGTCAGATTTTCTTTTGAAGTTAACTAA TTAA